A genomic segment from Gossypium hirsutum isolate 1008001.06 chromosome D04, Gossypium_hirsutum_v2.1, whole genome shotgun sequence encodes:
- the LOC107948568 gene encoding histone-lysine N-methyltransferase, H3 lysine-9 specific SUVH4 isoform X2, translated as MVVQSPHSLQSSVPTPNNGTKRVQILVKENGSAVTDNVAGQRRASARLQAAKQKAEMELLAKRKLELLNEDVGRSTKKVNVDAEKLKPKLQPAQTVIQQLPEISSLPADPKINKKVAKMVERAAKIAEGLDGTNAPNVAEKSAHMKVKETIRLFNKHYLHFVQEEEKRCGAAKVDKKALKAKKKANRGSVSEADVKAKAKRPDLKAISKMMERNEVLYPEKRIGSIPGIDVGHRFYSRAEMVAVGFHSHWLNGIDYMGQSYKKGEYEHYIFPLAVAIVLSGMYEDDLDNAEDVVYTGQGGHDLTGNKRQIRDQVLERGNLALKNCVDLGVTVRVVRGHECANSYSGKVYTYDGLYKVVHYWAEKGISGFTVFKYRLRRLEGQPTLTTSQVHFTYGRVPQCPSEIRGLVCEDISGGQEVVPIPATNLVDDPPVAPTGYQYSKSMKFARNIKLPANAAGCDCKGLCWDPKTCACARLNGSDFPYVHRDGGRLIEAKHVVFECGPKCGCDPSCVNRTSQRGLKYRLEVFRTPKKGWAVRSWDFIPAGAPVCEYIGVLTRTEELDNVSENNYIFDIDCLQTMRGLGGRERRQLDASLPMIQNMDKIDEQRSDSVPEFCIDAASIGNVARFINHSCEPNLFIQCVLSAHQDIKLARVMLFAADSIPPLQELTYDYGYALDSVHGPDGKVKKMACYCGAEGCRKRLF; from the exons ATGGTGGTTCAATCGCCGCATTCGCTCCAGAGTTCTGTCCCTACGCCTAATAACGGAACCAAAAGGGTCCAGATTCTGGTAAAAGAGAATGGTTCGGCTGTCACGGACAACGTCGCCGGACAACGGAGAGCCAGTGCCAGATTACAAGCCGCCAAACAGAAAGCTGAGATGGAGCTTTTGGCAAAGCGGAAACTGGAGCTTCTGAATGAAGATGTTGGACGTAGCACCAAAAAAGTTAATGTGGATGCTGAAAAGCTAAAGCCAAAGCTACAACCTGCTCAAACCGTGATCCAACAGCTTCCTGAGATTTCATCACTCCCTGCTGACCCTAAAATCAACAAGAAAGTGGCGAAAATGGTGGAACGAGCGGCCAAAATTGCAGAGGGGCTTGACGGTACCAATGCTCCCAATGTTGCCGAGAAAAGTGCACATATGAAGGTCAAGGAGACTATAAGGCTGTTCAACAAGCACTATCTTCACTTTGTTCAG GAAGAGGAAAAGAGGTGCGGAGCAGCTAAAGTTGACAAGAAAGCCCTCAAGGCCAAGAAGAAGGCCAAT AGAGGAAGTGTTTCTGAGGCTGATGTTAAGGCCAAAGCTAAGCGACCTGACTTAAAGGCAATATCGAAG ATGATGGAGAGAAATGAGGTGCTTTATCCTGAGAAAAGGATAGGTAGCATTCCAG GCATTGATGTTGGTCATCGGTTTTATTCTCGTGCTGAAATGGTTGCGGTTGGTTTTCATAGCCACTGGTTGAATGGTATTGATTATATGGGACAGTCCTACAAGAAAGGG GAGTATGAACACTATATATTCCCGCTTGCAGTAGCTATAGTTTTATCTGGCATGTATGAGGATGATTTAGATAATGCTGAAGATGTTGTTTACACTGGACAAGGAGGACATGACCTAACTGGTAATAAACGACAAATTCGAGATCAAGTTTTGGAACGTGGTAATCTGGCACTGAAG AACTGTGTGGACCTTGGGGTGACTGTCAGAGTAGTTCGAGGTCATGAATGTGCTAATAGTTACTCTGGGAAAGTTTATACATATGATGGATTGTACAAG GTTGTTCACTACTGGGCAGAGAAGGGTATTTCTGGGTTCACTGTTTTCAAATATAGATTGAGGCGGCTTGAGGGGCAACCAACATTGACAACTAGCCAG GTTCATTTTACCTATGGCCGTGTTCCCCAGTGTCCGTCAGAAATTCGCGG GCTGGTGTGTGAGGACATAAGTGGTGGTCAAGAAGTGGTTCCTATTCCAGCTACTAATTTGGTTGATGATCCACCTGTTGCACCGACAG GTTACCAGTATAGCAAGTCAATGAAATTTGCACGAAATATAAAGCTTCCTGCTAATGCTGCTGGATGTGATTGCAAGGGGCTTTGCTGGGATCCCAAAACTTGTGCATGTGCAAGGCTTAATGGTTCTGATTTTCCTTATGTGCACCGTGATGGTGGCAG GTTAATTGAAGCCAAACATGTTGTTTTTGAATGTGGTCCAAAATGTGGCTGTGATCCAAGTTGTGTAAATCGTACATCTCAGAGAGGATTGAAATATCGACTTGAG GTCTTCCGTACTCCGAAGAAAGGATGGGCCGTTAGATCTTGGGATTTTATACCTGCTGGTGCCCCTGTTTGTGAATATATTGGAGTGCTCACGAGGACAGAAGAGCTGGATAATGTCTCTGAGAATAATTACATTTTTGACATTGATTGCTTGCAAACTATGAGGGGGCTCGGTGGCAGAGAG AGGCGGCAACTAGATGCATCCTTGCCAATGATCCAGAACATGGACAAAATTGACGAACAGAGATCAGACAGTGTGCCAGAGTTCTGCATTGATGCTGCTTCTATTGGAAATGTTGCAAGATTTATCAATCATAGCTGTGAGCCTAACCTCTTTATCCAGTGTGTCCTGAGTGCACATCAAGATATTAAACTAGCTCGAGTAATGCTCTTTGCAGCAGACAGCATTCCTCCTTTGCAG GAGCTGACGTATGACTATGGGTATGCCCTTGATAGCGTTCATGGTCCTGATGGGAAGGTAAAAAAGATGGCATGCTACTGTGGAGCAGAAGGCTGCAGGAAGCGCCTATTCTAG
- the LOC107948568 gene encoding histone-lysine N-methyltransferase, H3 lysine-9 specific SUVH4 isoform X1 has translation MVVQSPHSLQSSVPTPNNGTKRVQILVKENGSAVTDNVAGQRRASARLQAAKQKAEMELLAKRKLELLNEDVGRSTKKVNVDAEKLKPKLQPAQTVIQQLPEISSLPADPKINKKVAKMVERAAKIAEGLDGTNAPNVAEKSAHMKVKETIRLFNKHYLHFVQEEEKRCGAAKVDKKALKAKKKANRGSVSEADVKAKAKRPDLKAISKMMERNEVLYPEKRIGSIPGIDVGHRFYSRAEMVAVGFHSHWLNGIDYMGQSYKKGEYEHYIFPLAVAIVLSGMYEDDLDNAEDVVYTGQGGHDLTGNKRQIRDQVLERGNLALKNCVDLGVTVRVVRGHECANSYSGKVYTYDGLYKVVHYWAEKGISGFTVFKYRLRRLEGQPTLTTSQVHFTYGRVPQCPSEIRGSNVYWLRLVCEDISGGQEVVPIPATNLVDDPPVAPTGYQYSKSMKFARNIKLPANAAGCDCKGLCWDPKTCACARLNGSDFPYVHRDGGRLIEAKHVVFECGPKCGCDPSCVNRTSQRGLKYRLEVFRTPKKGWAVRSWDFIPAGAPVCEYIGVLTRTEELDNVSENNYIFDIDCLQTMRGLGGRERRQLDASLPMIQNMDKIDEQRSDSVPEFCIDAASIGNVARFINHSCEPNLFIQCVLSAHQDIKLARVMLFAADSIPPLQELTYDYGYALDSVHGPDGKVKKMACYCGAEGCRKRLF, from the exons ATGGTGGTTCAATCGCCGCATTCGCTCCAGAGTTCTGTCCCTACGCCTAATAACGGAACCAAAAGGGTCCAGATTCTGGTAAAAGAGAATGGTTCGGCTGTCACGGACAACGTCGCCGGACAACGGAGAGCCAGTGCCAGATTACAAGCCGCCAAACAGAAAGCTGAGATGGAGCTTTTGGCAAAGCGGAAACTGGAGCTTCTGAATGAAGATGTTGGACGTAGCACCAAAAAAGTTAATGTGGATGCTGAAAAGCTAAAGCCAAAGCTACAACCTGCTCAAACCGTGATCCAACAGCTTCCTGAGATTTCATCACTCCCTGCTGACCCTAAAATCAACAAGAAAGTGGCGAAAATGGTGGAACGAGCGGCCAAAATTGCAGAGGGGCTTGACGGTACCAATGCTCCCAATGTTGCCGAGAAAAGTGCACATATGAAGGTCAAGGAGACTATAAGGCTGTTCAACAAGCACTATCTTCACTTTGTTCAG GAAGAGGAAAAGAGGTGCGGAGCAGCTAAAGTTGACAAGAAAGCCCTCAAGGCCAAGAAGAAGGCCAAT AGAGGAAGTGTTTCTGAGGCTGATGTTAAGGCCAAAGCTAAGCGACCTGACTTAAAGGCAATATCGAAG ATGATGGAGAGAAATGAGGTGCTTTATCCTGAGAAAAGGATAGGTAGCATTCCAG GCATTGATGTTGGTCATCGGTTTTATTCTCGTGCTGAAATGGTTGCGGTTGGTTTTCATAGCCACTGGTTGAATGGTATTGATTATATGGGACAGTCCTACAAGAAAGGG GAGTATGAACACTATATATTCCCGCTTGCAGTAGCTATAGTTTTATCTGGCATGTATGAGGATGATTTAGATAATGCTGAAGATGTTGTTTACACTGGACAAGGAGGACATGACCTAACTGGTAATAAACGACAAATTCGAGATCAAGTTTTGGAACGTGGTAATCTGGCACTGAAG AACTGTGTGGACCTTGGGGTGACTGTCAGAGTAGTTCGAGGTCATGAATGTGCTAATAGTTACTCTGGGAAAGTTTATACATATGATGGATTGTACAAG GTTGTTCACTACTGGGCAGAGAAGGGTATTTCTGGGTTCACTGTTTTCAAATATAGATTGAGGCGGCTTGAGGGGCAACCAACATTGACAACTAGCCAG GTTCATTTTACCTATGGCCGTGTTCCCCAGTGTCCGTCAGAAATTCGCGG TTCGAATGTTTATTGGTTAAGGCTGGTGTGTGAGGACATAAGTGGTGGTCAAGAAGTGGTTCCTATTCCAGCTACTAATTTGGTTGATGATCCACCTGTTGCACCGACAG GTTACCAGTATAGCAAGTCAATGAAATTTGCACGAAATATAAAGCTTCCTGCTAATGCTGCTGGATGTGATTGCAAGGGGCTTTGCTGGGATCCCAAAACTTGTGCATGTGCAAGGCTTAATGGTTCTGATTTTCCTTATGTGCACCGTGATGGTGGCAG GTTAATTGAAGCCAAACATGTTGTTTTTGAATGTGGTCCAAAATGTGGCTGTGATCCAAGTTGTGTAAATCGTACATCTCAGAGAGGATTGAAATATCGACTTGAG GTCTTCCGTACTCCGAAGAAAGGATGGGCCGTTAGATCTTGGGATTTTATACCTGCTGGTGCCCCTGTTTGTGAATATATTGGAGTGCTCACGAGGACAGAAGAGCTGGATAATGTCTCTGAGAATAATTACATTTTTGACATTGATTGCTTGCAAACTATGAGGGGGCTCGGTGGCAGAGAG AGGCGGCAACTAGATGCATCCTTGCCAATGATCCAGAACATGGACAAAATTGACGAACAGAGATCAGACAGTGTGCCAGAGTTCTGCATTGATGCTGCTTCTATTGGAAATGTTGCAAGATTTATCAATCATAGCTGTGAGCCTAACCTCTTTATCCAGTGTGTCCTGAGTGCACATCAAGATATTAAACTAGCTCGAGTAATGCTCTTTGCAGCAGACAGCATTCCTCCTTTGCAG GAGCTGACGTATGACTATGGGTATGCCCTTGATAGCGTTCATGGTCCTGATGGGAAGGTAAAAAAGATGGCATGCTACTGTGGAGCAGAAGGCTGCAGGAAGCGCCTATTCTAG